In Providencia zhijiangensis, a single window of DNA contains:
- the atpF gene encoding F0F1 ATP synthase subunit B: protein MNLNATILGQAIAFVLFVLFCMKYVWPPIMAAIEKRQKEIADGLSSAERAKKNLELAQTDATDRLKKAKAEAQIIIEQANKQRTQMIDEAKAEAETERAKIVAQAQAEIDAERKRAREELRKQVAMLAIAGAEKIIERSVDEAANSDIVDKLVAEL from the coding sequence GTGAATCTAAATGCAACAATCCTCGGCCAGGCTATCGCGTTTGTCCTGTTTGTTTTGTTCTGTATGAAGTATGTATGGCCACCGATTATGGCGGCCATAGAAAAACGTCAAAAAGAAATTGCTGACGGTTTATCTTCCGCAGAACGTGCTAAAAAGAACCTGGAACTGGCGCAAACCGACGCAACCGACCGACTGAAAAAAGCGAAAGCTGAAGCTCAAATCATCATTGAACAAGCGAATAAACAACGCACTCAAATGATTGATGAAGCTAAAGCTGAAGCAGAAACAGAACGTGCAAAAATCGTAGCACAAGCGCAAGCTGAAATTGATGCTGAGCGTAAACGTGCACGTGAAGAGTTACGTAAACAGGTTGCGATGCTTGCTATCGCAGGTGCCGAGAAGATCATCGAACGTTCCGTGGATGAAGCTGCTAACAGCGACATCGTTGATAAACTAGTCGCTGAACTGTAA
- the atpE gene encoding F0F1 ATP synthase subunit C: MENLSMDLLYMAAAIMMGLAAIGAAIGIGILGGKFLEGAARQPDLIPLLRTQFFIVMGLVDAIPMIAVGLGLYVMFAVA; the protein is encoded by the coding sequence ATGGAAAACCTGAGTATGGATCTGCTGTACATGGCTGCCGCTATTATGATGGGTTTAGCGGCGATCGGTGCTGCGATCGGTATCGGCATCCTAGGTGGTAAATTTTTAGAAGGCGCTGCTCGTCAGCCAGATTTAATTCCTCTGCTGCGTACACAGTTCTTTATCGTAATGGGTCTGGTCGATGCTATTCCGATGATTGCTGTTGGTCTGGGCTTATATGTAATGTTCGCTGTTGCCTAA
- the atpB gene encoding F0F1 ATP synthase subunit A codes for MSASGEVMTTNEYIGHHLRNLQLDLRTFELVDPHASPTFWALNIDSLFFSVVLGALFLWLFRKVAANATSGVPGKLQTAIELIIGFVDNSVRDMYHGKSKVIAPLALTVFVWVFLMNLLDLLPIDFIPYIGEHYLGLPALRIVPTADVSITMSMAIGVFILIIFYSIKMKGIGGFTKELTMQPFNHPVFIPVNLILEGVSLLSKPVSLGLRLFGNMYAGELIFILIAALLPWWSQWLLSLPWAIFHILIITLQAFIFMVLTVVYLSMASEEH; via the coding sequence ATGTCTGCATCAGGAGAAGTGATGACTACAAATGAGTACATAGGTCACCATCTGAGAAACCTTCAGTTGGATCTACGTACCTTTGAGTTGGTCGATCCCCACGCTAGTCCAACGTTTTGGGCGTTAAACATTGACTCGCTTTTTTTCTCAGTAGTTCTCGGGGCTTTATTCCTGTGGCTATTTAGAAAAGTTGCTGCCAATGCGACTAGTGGCGTACCCGGTAAGTTACAGACTGCAATAGAACTGATCATTGGTTTCGTTGATAACTCAGTCCGTGATATGTATCACGGGAAGAGCAAAGTTATTGCCCCTCTGGCATTAACGGTGTTCGTCTGGGTATTTTTAATGAACCTTCTGGATCTACTTCCAATTGATTTCATCCCATACATCGGTGAGCACTACTTAGGTTTACCTGCTCTGCGTATTGTTCCAACCGCAGATGTGAGTATCACGATGTCGATGGCAATTGGTGTGTTTATCCTAATAATCTTTTACAGCATCAAGATGAAAGGAATTGGCGGATTCACGAAAGAGCTCACTATGCAGCCTTTCAACCATCCGGTATTTATCCCTGTAAACTTGATTCTTGAAGGGGTTAGCCTGCTGTCAAAACCTGTATCACTCGGTCTGCGACTGTTTGGTAACATGTATGCAGGTGAATTGATCTTTATTCTTATCGCGGCTCTGCTTCCGTGGTGGTCACAGTGGTTGTTAAGCCTGCCTTGGGCTATCTTCCACATACTGATTATTACGCTACAAGCCTTTATTTTTATGGTTCTGACTGTTGTCTATCTGTCGATGGCTTCTGAAGAGCACTAA
- the atpI gene encoding F0F1 ATP synthase subunit I encodes MSVSLYGSNASKQLSIQLITFVILSGAFCANSIEWGASALAGGLACWLPNIVFMLLSRLEKAKEEDEPVRIAWFFALGAGLKVVTTITVLVVAFGVFKASITPLGLTYLAVLIVQIVAPAVVKR; translated from the coding sequence ATGTCTGTTTCCCTTTATGGCAGTAATGCTTCTAAGCAACTGTCTATTCAGTTAATAACTTTTGTAATCCTCAGTGGGGCTTTCTGTGCAAATAGTATAGAATGGGGGGCCTCTGCTCTTGCTGGTGGGTTAGCATGCTGGTTACCTAATATCGTATTTATGCTGCTATCACGCCTTGAAAAAGCAAAAGAAGAGGATGAACCTGTCCGCATTGCCTGGTTCTTTGCATTAGGAGCAGGGTTAAAGGTTGTGACAACTATTACTGTCTTAGTTGTTGCTTTTGGTGTGTTTAAAGCGTCAATAACACCACTGGGTTTGACCTATTTAGCGGTGCTGATTGTTCAGATTGTTGCACCAGCCGTTGTAAAACGGTAA
- the rsmG gene encoding 16S rRNA (guanine(527)-N(7))-methyltransferase RsmG has protein sequence MDLLSKLTKLLAKADIQLTDKQKQQLVDYVGLLHKWNKAYNLTSVREPEQMLVRHIMDSIVVNDHLKGDKFIDVGTGPGLPGVPLAIIRPDAHFVLLDSLGKRIRFLKQVQHELGLTNIEPVQSRVEEYPVEDGFDGVISRAFASLNDMLSWCHHLPAREGRFYALKGVVRDEELTQLPEGFEIESITELKIPELDEQRHLVKLFKK, from the coding sequence ATGGATTTACTCAGCAAACTGACAAAGCTATTGGCAAAAGCTGACATCCAACTGACTGACAAGCAAAAACAGCAGTTAGTCGATTATGTCGGTTTATTGCACAAGTGGAACAAAGCGTACAATTTAACGTCGGTACGTGAGCCTGAACAAATGTTAGTTCGCCACATCATGGACAGCATCGTGGTGAACGATCACCTCAAGGGTGACAAATTCATCGACGTAGGAACGGGCCCAGGGCTTCCTGGCGTTCCTTTAGCGATCATTCGACCTGATGCTCACTTTGTTTTATTGGATAGCTTAGGGAAGCGTATACGCTTTCTGAAACAGGTTCAGCATGAGTTAGGGCTAACTAACATTGAGCCTGTTCAATCTCGAGTAGAAGAGTATCCAGTTGAAGATGGATTTGATGGCGTAATTAGTCGAGCTTTTGCATCACTCAACGATATGCTGAGTTGGTGCCACCATCTTCCTGCAAGGGAAGGGCGCTTTTATGCATTAAAAGGTGTAGTTCGTGATGAAGAACTCACACAGTTGCCAGAAGGCTTTGAAATTGAGTCCATTACAGAGCTAAAAATTCCCGAATTAGACGAACAGCGTCACTTGGTTAAATTATTCAAAAAATAA
- the mnmG gene encoding tRNA uridine-5-carboxymethylaminomethyl(34) synthesis enzyme MnmG produces MFYPEQFDVIVIGGGHAGTEAAMAAARMGRQTLLLTHNIDTLGQMSCNPAIGGIGKGHLVREIDALGGLMATATDKAGIQFRTLNASKGPAVRATRAQADRVLYRQAVRTALENQPNLMIFQQPVEDLIVENNRVTGAVTRMGLKFKAKAVVLTVGTFLDGKIHIGLENYSGGRAGDPPAITLSQRLRELPLRVNRLKTGTPPRIDARTIDFSQLAQQLGDDPMPVFSFLGSQEQHPQQVPCYITYTNEQTHDVIRNNLDRSPMYAGIIEGIGPRYCPSIEDKVMRFADKNAHQIFLEPEGLTSNEIYPNGISTSLPFDVQMKIVHSMKGMENARIVRPGYAIEYDFFDPRDLKQTLESKFIEGLFFAGQINGTTGYEEAAAQGLLAGLNAAQHAFDLEGWFPRRDQAYVGVLVDDLCTLGTKEPYRMFTSRAEYRLMLREDNADLRLTEKGRELGLVDDVRWEHFNRKVEMIEKERQRLKDIWVHPKSDNHEEIDQILTVPLSKEANGEDLLRRPEMTYQMLTSLNLFAPGVEDPQAADQVEIQVKYEGYIARQQEEIERQLRNENTLLPVDLDYKQVKGLSNEVMAKLNDHKPTSIGQASRISGITPAAISILLVWLKKQGMLRRSA; encoded by the coding sequence ATGTTTTATCCAGAGCAATTTGACGTCATCGTAATTGGTGGTGGTCATGCCGGTACTGAGGCAGCAATGGCAGCTGCACGTATGGGGCGTCAAACCCTATTACTGACTCACAATATTGATACATTGGGCCAGATGTCTTGCAACCCAGCCATCGGTGGGATCGGTAAGGGACATCTGGTAAGAGAAATTGATGCCCTCGGTGGTTTAATGGCTACCGCAACTGACAAAGCGGGTATTCAATTTAGAACACTTAATGCAAGTAAAGGCCCAGCGGTTCGTGCAACTCGCGCACAAGCAGACCGCGTGCTCTATCGCCAAGCTGTTAGAACTGCATTAGAGAATCAGCCAAACTTAATGATCTTCCAACAGCCTGTTGAAGATCTGATTGTTGAAAATAACCGAGTTACCGGTGCTGTTACCCGCATGGGCTTAAAATTTAAAGCCAAAGCGGTGGTATTAACCGTAGGTACTTTCCTTGATGGAAAAATTCATATCGGTTTAGAAAACTACAGTGGCGGTCGTGCTGGTGATCCACCCGCAATTACGTTATCTCAACGTTTAAGAGAATTGCCATTACGTGTAAACCGCTTAAAAACGGGTACACCACCACGTATTGATGCAAGAACTATTGATTTCAGTCAGTTAGCTCAACAGCTAGGTGATGATCCAATGCCAGTATTCTCATTTTTAGGTTCGCAAGAGCAGCATCCACAACAAGTGCCTTGCTACATCACCTATACCAATGAGCAAACCCATGATGTGATCCGTAATAACTTAGATCGCAGCCCAATGTATGCAGGGATCATCGAAGGGATCGGCCCTCGTTACTGTCCTTCAATTGAAGACAAAGTGATGCGTTTTGCAGATAAAAACGCTCACCAGATCTTCTTAGAGCCAGAAGGTTTAACCAGCAACGAAATTTATCCAAACGGGATCTCCACCAGCTTGCCATTTGATGTTCAAATGAAAATTGTTCATTCCATGAAGGGAATGGAAAATGCAAGGATCGTCCGTCCTGGTTATGCCATTGAGTACGATTTCTTTGACCCGCGTGATCTAAAACAAACTCTCGAAAGCAAATTTATCGAAGGCTTGTTCTTTGCAGGTCAAATCAACGGTACAACAGGTTATGAAGAAGCTGCAGCTCAAGGTTTATTAGCGGGTCTTAACGCTGCACAACATGCATTTGACCTTGAAGGTTGGTTCCCACGTCGTGACCAAGCCTATGTAGGCGTTTTAGTTGACGACCTGTGCACATTAGGTACCAAAGAACCGTACCGTATGTTCACTTCCCGTGCGGAATACCGTTTAATGCTACGCGAAGATAACGCAGATTTACGTTTAACCGAAAAAGGGCGTGAATTAGGTCTCGTGGATGATGTTCGTTGGGAGCACTTCAACCGCAAAGTCGAAATGATTGAAAAAGAGCGCCAACGCTTAAAAGATATCTGGGTTCACCCTAAATCTGATAATCATGAAGAAATCGACCAAATTTTAACCGTTCCATTATCGAAAGAAGCGAATGGTGAAGATTTACTACGTCGTCCTGAAATGACGTATCAAATGCTAACCTCGTTAAATCTGTTTGCTCCGGGTGTTGAAGATCCTCAAGCGGCAGATCAAGTTGAAATTCAAGTGAAATACGAAGGTTACATTGCTCGCCAGCAAGAAGAGATCGAACGTCAACTGCGTAATGAAAATACATTACTCCCTGTTGATCTAGACTATAAGCAAGTGAAAGGCTTATCCAACGAAGTCATGGCGAAACTGAATGACCACAAACCAACGTCAATTGGTCAAGCATCTCGTATTTCAGGGATCACACCAGCAGCAATTTCAATTCTGTTAGTGTGGCTCAAAAAACAAGGCATGTTGCGTCGGAGTGCATAA
- the mioC gene encoding FMN-binding protein MioC produces the protein MSVTKVTLISGSTMGSAEYVAEHMAEILEELGYETDIQHGPELDDLPLEGLWLVVSSTHGAGDLPENIQPLAEAIQTQSPDLSKIKYGAVGIGSSEYDTFCGAIHTLDTLLQDHGAKRIGDCFEIDVQQHEIPEDPAGEWVKIWANEL, from the coding sequence ATGAGCGTAACAAAAGTAACCTTAATTAGTGGCAGTACCATGGGCAGCGCCGAATATGTTGCGGAGCATATGGCAGAGATTTTAGAAGAACTCGGCTATGAAACGGATATACAGCACGGTCCTGAACTGGATGACTTACCACTTGAAGGGTTATGGCTGGTGGTGAGCTCAACACATGGAGCAGGGGATCTTCCCGAAAATATCCAACCTTTAGCGGAAGCAATTCAAACTCAGTCACCAGACCTGAGCAAGATCAAGTATGGCGCAGTGGGGATTGGCAGTTCGGAATATGACACTTTTTGTGGTGCGATCCATACCCTAGATACCTTATTACAGGATCATGGGGCAAAAAGGATCGGTGATTGCTTCGAAATTGATGTTCAGCAACACGAAATTCCTGAAGATCCCGCAGGAGAATGGGTTAAAATTTGGGCAAACGAACTCTGA
- the asnC gene encoding transcriptional regulator AsnC, whose translation MPENYQIDNLDRDILHELMVNARTPYAELAKKFSVSPGTIHVRVEKMKQAGIIKGTRIDISAKQLGFDVCCFIGIILKSAKDYHTALKKLDALEEVVEVYYTTGQYSIFIKVMCRSIDSLQDVLINKIQTIDEIQSTETLISLQNPIMRTITP comes from the coding sequence TCGTGACATACTTCACGAATTAATGGTCAATGCACGTACACCTTATGCTGAACTCGCCAAAAAATTCTCGGTAAGTCCTGGAACCATTCATGTACGCGTGGAAAAAATGAAGCAGGCTGGGATCATAAAAGGAACTCGTATCGATATCAGCGCAAAACAGTTGGGTTTTGATGTCTGCTGCTTTATAGGGATCATTTTAAAAAGTGCCAAGGATTATCATACTGCCCTCAAAAAGCTGGATGCTTTAGAGGAAGTCGTAGAGGTTTACTATACGACGGGTCAATACAGTATCTTTATTAAGGTCATGTGCCGCTCGATAGATTCCCTTCAAGACGTACTTATCAACAAAATTCAGACTATCGATGAAATACAATCAACCGAAACGCTGATCTCCTTACAGAACCCGATCATGCGAACGATCACCCCGTAG